A region from the Macaca mulatta isolate MMU2019108-1 chromosome 13, T2T-MMU8v2.0, whole genome shotgun sequence genome encodes:
- the TSPYL6 gene encoding testis-specific Y-encoded-like protein 6 encodes MSLLESPHRPATLDRAPEDPHQGQRSREKSKATQVMADVFEGRLEPVVLPPPQLPEEGVAPQDPADSGRTFHILVDGSRSRGAIKAGQEVTLPPAEGLEAASISLTTDGSLKNGFPGEETPGLDGEKAVETCGAGRSESEVIAEGKAEDVKPEECAMLSAPVDEKLGGEEMDMAEGNRATDEVNKDAGPGPGPLNVGLHLNPLESIQLELDSVNAEADRALLQVERRFGQMHEYYLEQRNDIIRNIPGFWVTAFRHHPQLSAMIRGQDAEMLSYLTNLEVKELRHPRTGCKFKFFFRRNPYFRNKLIVKVYEVRSFGQVVSFSTLIMWRQGHGPQSFIHRNRHVICSFFAWFSDHSLPESDRIAQIIKEDLWPNPLQYYLLDEDAHRARRRPMREPVEIPRPFGFQSG; translated from the coding sequence ATGAGCCTCCTGGAGAGTCCTCACAGGCCTGCTACTCTCGACCGTGCCCCGGAAGACCCGCACCAGGGCCAGAGGTCCCGAGAGAAGAGCAAGGCGACACAGGTAATGGCAGATGTGTTTGAGGGCCGCTTGGAGCCAGTCGTGCTCCCACCGCCCCAGCTTCCAGAGGAGGGGGTCGCACCCCAGGATCCCGCAGATAGTGGCCGTACTTTCCACATCTTGGTCGATGGGAGTCGCAGTCGTGGAGCCATCAAAGCTGGACAGGAAGTGACTCTACCACCCGCGGAGGGCCTAGAAGCAGCCTCTATCTCGCTGACAACTGACGGCAGCCTCAAAAATGGCTTTCCGGGTGAAGAGACGCCCGGCCTAGATGGGGAGAAGGCTGTAGAAACCTGTGGTGCAGGGAGGTCGGAGTCTGAAGTGATTGCAGAGGGGAAGGCCGAGGACGTGAAGCCTGAGGAGTGTGCCATGCTCTCAGCCCCAGTGGATGAGAAGCTAGGAGGCGAGGAAATGGACATGGCGGAAGGAAACAGAGCAACAGATGAGGTAAATAAGGATGCAGGGCCTGGGCCCGGGCCCCTGAACGTGGGTCTCCACCTGAACCCCCTGGAGTCCATCCAGCTGGAACTGGACTCCGTGAATGCCGAGGCTGACAGGGCCCTCCTGCAGGTGGAACGCAGGTTTGGGCAGATGCATGAATACTACCTAGAGCAGAGGAATGACATCATTCGCAATATCCCGGGCTTCTGGGTCACTGCTTTCCGCCACCACCCACAGCTGTCTGCCATGATTAGAGGCCAAGATGCCGAGATGTTAAGCTACTTAACCAATTTGGAAGTGAAGGAGCTCAGACACCCTAGGACAGGCTGCAAGTTTAAGTTCTTCTTTCGAAGAAACCCTTACTTCAGAAACAAGCTGATTGTCAAGGTGTATGAGGTCAGATCCTTCGGCCAAGTGGTGTCTTTTTCCACTCTAATCATGTGGCGCCAGGGCCATGGACCCCAGTCCTTCATTCATAGGAACCGACATGTCATCTGCAGCTTCTTCGCCTGGTTTTCAGACCACAGCCTTCCAGAGTCCGACAGGATTGCTCAGATTATTAAAGAGGACCTCTGGCCAAATCCACTGCAGTACTACCTGTTGGATGAAGACGCCCATAGAGCTAGACGTCGCCCGATGAGGGAGCCAGTGGAGATCCCCAGGCCCTTTGGGTTCCAGTCTGGTTAA